Genomic window (Hyalangium gracile):
GGCCCAGCCCCACGCAGCCGAACCCCACCAGGGCCGCCACGGGGTGGTGCAGGAGCAGGGCGGCTCCCAGTCCCAGCGCGGCCAGCACTCCGCCCGCGCGCACCAGCCGCTCCGGGCCCAGCGTGGTGACCAGCCGATCTCCCGTCAGCCGCCCGGTGGCCATGGCCATGGAGAACACCGCGTAGCCCGCGCCTGCCATCACGGCCTCGGAGTGCAGGGAGTGGCGCAGGTAGACGGCGCTCCAGTCCGCCATCGCCCCCTCCGTCATCAGCACGAAGAAGGAGACCAGGCCCAGCCACAGCACCGGCCCGCGAGGCAGGGCGAAGGCGTGCGCGTTGCCCCCCACGTCCGCCGAGCCCGGCAGCAGCAGGCGCGAGGCGGGGAGGGTGGCGAGCAGTCCCACCGCGCCGGCTCCGGCCATGTGCGCCTCGGGCGTGAGCCCCCAGGCGAGGAGCAGGATGGAACTGCCGGAGCCCACCAGGCCTCCCAGGCTGAACAGCCCATGGAAGGAGGACATGACGGTGCGGCCCAGCCTCCGCTCCACGGTGACGGCGTGGGCATTCATGGCCACATCCAGGGCTCCGTTGACGGCCCCCAGCAGCAGCAGCGCCGCCGCCAGCCAGGGGAGGCCAGGCGCGTGCACGGGCAGCGCCACCAGCGGGCAGAACAGCAGCGCGCTCGCGAGCGTGACCCCGCGGCTGCCCCACCGTGCCACCAGCGCTCCCGCCACGGGCATGGCCACCAGCGCCCCCGCGGCCACTCCCAGGAGCGCCAGGCCCAGCTGGCCCGCGCTCAGCCCCAGCCGAGTCTGGACGGTGGGGATGTGCGGCACCCAGCTCGCGAAGGCAAAGCCGTTCATGAAGAAGATGGC
Coding sequences:
- a CDS encoding MFS transporter — its product is MNTTLALDGRTEPSGPAARIAVSAIFFMNGFAFASWVPHIPTVQTRLGLSAGQLGLALLGVAAGALVAMPVAGALVARWGSRGVTLASALLFCPLVALPVHAPGLPWLAAALLLLGAVNGALDVAMNAHAVTVERRLGRTVMSSFHGLFSLGGLVGSGSSILLLAWGLTPEAHMAGAGAVGLLATLPASRLLLPGSADVGGNAHAFALPRGPVLWLGLVSFFVLMTEGAMADWSAVYLRHSLHSEAVMAGAGYAVFSMAMATGRLTGDRLVTTLGPERLVRAGGVLAALGLGAALLLHHPVAALVGFGCVGLGLSNLIPVLFSAAGRQRGSAAGVAIAAVSTTGYGGFLAGPPLVGFLADSIGLPGALALLVPALAIVATGGRLVRVERER